The following is a genomic window from Microcoleus sp. FACHB-672.
TGATTACGGTATTATTATCAATCACAATAACTTTGTGGTGAAAAGCACTGGGATTACTATCTTGACGCACCGGCATCCCAGCACAGTAAAACTTAGGCAGTTCACTGTACTCCGTTTCACTGCCATTTTTTTCAAAAATTCCCTGCACATCCACTCCCGCTTTTGCGCGATTCAGCATCGCCGCACCCAGTTGTTCGTGAGTAAATGAAAAAGCCATAAATCGAATACTGCTTTTCGCATTATTAATCAGCGGCAACAATTTACTTGATACTTTATCCTCAGGGGCAAATAACACCTGTACCGACGTTCCATTTACGGTGACTTGTTGCAAATCCACTGTTGAGGGAGAAGAAGGGCCAAATTGGCCGGCCCACATTTCTGCAAATTCTTGCTCGAATATCACCGCTAATTCTGGCGAATTTAGAAAAATCGCATTATTGTTATTTCTTTGTGTGCCATTGATCGTTAAATTTGTGGAGCCGGTCCAGACGACTCGATTATCAAAGATAATAAATTTGTTGTGCATCAAATCCGGTCGGTCATCTGCCTTTACAGGAATTCCCGCCCGCTTTAGCTGAGCGAATTGTCCGTGTCCCGGATCTTTATCTTCTGCCAATCCATATTCGTCATCTGTCACCCATTTAATATCAACTCCGCGCTTCTTCGCGGCAATCAGTGCCTCAGCAATTGAATCGAGATTGAATTCAAATGCGGCAATATGAATACTACTTTTACTACTGTTAATATTAGTAACCAATTCGGCTACAATCGTATTATTTGGTGGGGTGGGATTGGTGAACTGAATTTGCCACCAAGATTTTTGGAATAAACCGCAGCCGGCTAATCCGCAAATAAGGGAAGCCATTAACAACGCAGAGATGGTGCGTCGATATTGAGTGCTGAGGAAGTTTGGGAAGGCTTTGAGTGTTATTTTTCCAAAGTCAATAATACGTTGTGGAATACTTTTTTTAAATTTAAGTTTTGAATTTTTGCTAGAACTTTGCTTAATTGAATTCATAACATTAAAAAATGAGAGTCTTCCTGTCTTGTCTGATCAAATCTAAATTGATATGTGAAAAATTACGGCTGTGCTTCCTCATGTGAACCTTCAACAAGCCGGCGAAGATTGAGAATCCATTCGGACGGTTCCTCTAGCAGTGGTTGCTTTAATAATGCTTGCTGCTGTGCCTTGTTTGGGGGTTGGTAATTTGGGTAAATCTTGGCAGCTTGTTCTAGAATCTCATTCAGTGAAGACTCACCGGCACGATCATCCCTGTCCTCTCCTGTGGTAACCCACTGATTGACTGATCGCATCAGCAAGCGGACGGCGCGAAGTTTGGGGGCGATGAAGGTTTCAGCCGCTTCCTCATCTAAATCAGCCGTGTCTCGCACAATTAGTTTGACACAGGCTAAGCCCCAGTCCAGCAAAGCGCTAGCTGCCGGCTCATCTAGTTGAGCGGTGAGAGCTTCATTGTCCAAAAGGCTTTCTGCGGCCAGATTCATCCGTTGCGTAAGCGGCTCAGTCATACAATTTTAGATTTTAGAGTGGAGATTGAGAAAATTTTATTTAAATGCTTGCTAGAAAAGGCGTTCAGATTCGTAGATTGGGTTGAGCATAGCCAAAGCTAACCTACAGGAAAATCCCAAAATGTGCCGCAGATGAGCGCAAGTGTGGCAGCGATCCCCACCGCAGAAGCCGGTGCCCTGTGAATCCCTCAAACGCCGGCTACCAGCAGTTAGTGGCCACTTTGCGCTAGACTGTAACAATTCATTCAAATTGTTTAGCTATAAAACGTTACGATAAGTCACATCGTATTAAATTTTTATTGGCCTTTACACAAATTGCTTCAATTGAGGACTCTATCAGGGTTCCCAGCCGAAATCTTGAGGCTGGAAAACGGCTTAACAGTGATTCACCAATCGGTTCCGGCCACACCTGTGGCTGTTGTAGATGTTTGGGTCAGAGCCGGCGCAATGGCAGAACCGGCGCAATGGTCTGGAATGGCGCACTTTTTAGAACACATGATCTTTAAAGGCACCGATCTGATGCCGCCTGGGGTATTTGATTGCGTAATCGAAAATCGGGGCGGAATGACAAATGCGGCCACGAGTCACGACTACGCACATTTCTTCACGCTCACAGCAGCCGAGTATTTAAAAGATACCCTGCCGGCTTTGGCAGAACTTATTTTACACGCCGCTATCCCAGACGATGAATTTGTCCGCGAGCGCGATGTCGTGTTAGAGGAAATCCGTCAAACTGCTGATAACCCGGACTGGTTAGCCTTTCAAGCCCTGATGGAGATTGTTTACCCTCGCCACCCCTACGGACGGCCAATCCTGGGAACTGAGGCTAAATTGATGCAGCATTCACCCCAGGAAATGCGGAGTTTCCACCGAACGCACTATCAACCAGAAAACATGGCTGTCGTGATAGTCGGTGATGTGGAGTTGGAACCGGCCCTGGAATTAGTGAATCAAGCCTTTGAGAAATTTCCCGTCCCAGAAAAATGTCCCAAAATCCAAACCGAAGCTGAACCGCCGATGATCGAAATCCGCCGGCGGGAACTGTATGTTCCCCGGTTGGAACAGGCGCGGCTAATTATGGCTTGGACAGGACCAGGGGTCGATCAGTTACAAGATGCTTACGGATTAGATTTACTCTCGGTGCTGCTAGGAGAAGGGCGAACCTCTCGCTTAGTCCGGGACTTGCGGGAAGAGAGGCGATGCGTTCAAGGGGTTAACTGTAGTTTCTCCCTACAACAGGAATCGAGTTTGTTAACGATCAGTGCCTGGTTAGATCCAAAAAATGTGGAGTCGGTGGAAGCATTGATTTGCGAGCATCTCATGCAATTGCAAGCAAAACCAATTTCTGAAGCAGAACTCGCTCGCTGCAAACGCTTGCTGTGTAATGACTATGCCTTTTCAACAGAAACCCCGATTCAGCTAGCCGGTTTATACGGTTATTACCATACCATTGCCCGCTCGGAAATGTCTGTGACGTATCCGACAAAAATTCAGTCCTATCAAGCCAAAGATTTACAGCGTTTAGCCGCTCAGTATCTCTCCCCCTACTACTACGCAGTTACGGTGCTTAAACCTCTTTAATTCTTAATTCGTCACCGGCATTTAGCTCGCTCCATCTCCCCATTTTCTAAAATCCCATCCCCAACTAAAACGTGAATCAAACTTTAATGCAATCTTTTCAGAACCGGACTGTTCATCGCACTGTTCTCAACAATGGGATGGTAGTGCTATTGGTAGAAAATCCCGCTGCCGATATTATTGCCTCTCGGATTTTTGTCCGCGCCGGCAGCCGGTGCGAACCCAGACATCAAGCGGGGCTAGCTCACCTACTCGCAGCAGTTCTGACAAAAGGAACTAGCCGGCTTTCTTCCCTAGAAATTGCTGAGCAGGTAGAGTCTGTTGGAGCGAGTCTGGGTGCAGATGCCACCCCAGATTATTTCTTGCTAAGTCTGAAAACCGTTTCCTCTGACTTTGCTCAGATGCTCGACTTGGCGGGGCAACTGCTGAGAGCGCCAACTTTCCCAGAAGCAGAGGTGGAACTGGAACAATGCCTCACACTTCAAGGCATTCGCTCTCAGCAGGAACAGCCGTTTGCGATCGCATTCGAGCAGCTGCGGCAAGCCATGTACCCGGATCATCCCTATGCCTTCTCTAGCCTGGGAACCGAAGCCACGGTTTCTCAACTGACGTGCGACGATCTGCACCACTATCACCAAACGTATTTCCGCCCAGATAATGTAGTTATTAGTTTGGCCGGTCGGATTGCGCCAGAATACGCCCTGGAACTAATCAGTGAAGTGTTTGGAGATTGGCAAGCACCGGCAACGCCTCTGCCGGCTCTGGTGCTGCCGGTGCCGAACCCTAAACCTCAGCAAATTGTCACTCCCCTCCAGACGCAGCAATCGATTGTTATGCTGGGCTATCTCGCGCCTTCTGTACGGTGTGCAGAAACCACAGAAGCGCCCGAAAATTCAAGTGAACCTTTAAACTTCCCCACCACCAAAGCAGTCAGCGCCGATTATGCAGCGCTGAAGCTCCTGAATACTTACTTAGGAAATGGTCTCTCCAGCCGGCTGTTTGTGGAATTGCGAGAGAAGCGCGGCTTGGCTTACGAAGTTTCGGCACTGTATCCTACGCGTCTGGATACGTCCCAGTTTGCGGTTTACATGGGCACTGCACCCGACAACACTGCAACAGCGCTAGCCGGCTTGCGGACAGAAGTAGAGCGCCTCTGCAACGTGGTACTCAGTGATGAAGAATTACAAGCAGCAAAGAATAAGTTGCTGGGGCAGTACGCTTTAGGTAAACAAACCAACGCTCAACTCGCTCAGGTGTTTGGCTGGTACGAGACGTTAGGGCTGGGAATTGAATTCGATTCGAGTTTTACCGCAGCGATTAGTGCGGTGACGGCACCTGTGGCTCAGCAAGCGGCTTGCCGATATTTCAGTGAACCTTTTATCTCTTTGGTCGGGCCGGCTGCTGCGGTGACTCAAGTGCCGGTTGTGGCCCTTTCCTAGGGCAATCGAGCAAAATAACTGACCCACACTCGATTAAAATCCCTTTCCAATTTCCAGAAAAAGGGTTTTGCTGGGCTGAGGGTTGAACCTATCAATCAGCGTTAAAATCTGCGGCTTGCGGCGAGTGCTAGCGGGGGAATTCCCTAAGGAATGCTCAAGTCGGCTCAGCTGCAAGTTTGGTGTGGCAACTTGCAACGCGCTATAACTCTTTGCAAGTGTTATTTTTCGCTTGTCATAATAGATGAAATTATTTTTATTTGAAAGAAGTATTTCCGAGTTTCTATAGATACAGAAAAACTCGTCTTCAGCATCAAGGTTTTTCCCTGCAATTACAAATTCTGGGTCAAACAACTCTATTTTTGTAAAGATTTAATTTGACCTTTAACAACTTTCTTACCACAAGCCGGTGAAGTGCGATAATTGATGCCATCATCAGGAATTTGTCAAGGGTGTAGTTTAAAATTTGTTGGTAATAAAATTGACAAATCATTTTTTTTATGATGTCAAAAACCCCAGTTCGCGTGGCCTGGTTAATTGGCTGTGGGATCTGTTATAGCTTCAATTTCATCGGCATCGCCAACGCTCAAATTACCCCAGATACAACTCTGCCGCGTAACACAACGGTTACCCCAGCCGGCAATGTCATCCAGATTGAAGGCGGAACCCAAGCCGGCAGCAGTTTATTCCACAGTTTCCGAGAATTTTCTGTTCCGACAAATACCGAAGCATTCTTTAACAATGCAGCCGATATTCAAAATATCTTCAGTCGCGTCACCGGCAGCACAATTTCCAACATTGATGGTTTAATTCGCGCTAACGGGACAGCTAACCTGTTTCTGCTTAACCCAAATGGCATCCTGTTTGGCCCCAATGCCCGGTTAAACATCGGGGGTTCCTTTATGGGGACAACGGCAAACAGTATTCAATTTGCCGATGGCAGCGAATTCAGTGCGGTTAATCCCACTGCCCCACCGATATTGACCGTGAATGTCCCGATTGGCTTACAATTAGGGCCAAATCCAGGCGGAATTCAAGTCGAAGGGTTGGGGAATCAACTTGCATTTGATCCAGAAACTTTAGCAACCCTTCGAGAAGATAGACCGGCTGGACTTGAAGTGAATGCCGGCAATACCTTAACCCTGGTTGGCGGTAATATTACACTTGTTGGCGGCAATTTAACCGCAGAATCTGGGCGAATTGAACTGGGAAGCGCTGCCGGTGGAACCGTCGCCCTCATACCCACGAATTCAGGCTGGACGCTTCAGTATCCAGATATTCAAAATTTTCAAGATATCCGTCTTTCTCAAGCGGCTTCCATTAGTAGCAGTGGCACCGGCGGCGGCGACGTTCACCTCATGGGCCGGCGCATTACGCTGAGTGAAGGTTCAGCCATTTTAGCCGATACCTTGGGCGACCAACCCGGAGGCAGCCTGATTGTTCGTGCCACCGAATCCGTTGAATTAACCAGTAGTCCCGGTGCATTTTCCAGCAGTCTCTTTGCCAGCGTTGACCCCGGCGCAACCGGCAATGGCGGCAAGTTGCTCATCGAAACCGATCACTTGAGTGTTGCAGATGGCGCGATTATTGGAGCAGATACCTTTGGATCTGGCAACGCCGGCAGTTTAACGATCCAAGCAAATTTAGTAGAATTCCTGGCCGGCAGCGTGGTAGAAACTTCTGTGTATACAGGAGCCACAGGTCAGGGCGGAAACTTAATTATTCAAGCGGAGCGCTTGTTAGTAACAGATGGGGCACAAGTTTTAACCTTTACCCTAGGTGGCGGTGATGCCGCCCAAATGACGGTAAAAGCCAGAGAAGTTGAAGTCACTGGCACTTCAGAATCTGGAATATTTGCCAGCGTTTTAGCCGCCTCTGTCGAACCGGGGGCAACTGGCAACGGCGGTAAACTCACCATCGAAGCCGAAAGCTTGCGAATCACCAATGGTGCGCGGGTGGGCGTTGAAAGCCTAAGTTTTGGTAATGCCGGGGAAGTCAGCGTGCGGGCAAATCTGGTTGAAGTTGCCGGTACTTCAGTCTTGGGAAGTCCGAGCACATTATCCGCTGACACCACAGATGCCGGTTTGGGAGGTGACTTAACCCTGGAAACGGCAAGGCTGATCGTCCGGGATGGCGGACAGATCGCCACGGGCACCTTGGGCAGCCGTGCGGGGGGGAACCTGAATATTAAAGCCTCTGAGTCTGTTGAAGTGAGCGGGTCAGTGCCGGCAGTTCCTCCCATCAAGCGCGACTTTTTCCGCGATGAGTCAGGACAGCATTTTCCCAGCGGGTTATTTGCCAGTTCTCAGGGAACTGGAGATGCCGGCAACTTAATCCTTGAGACACAGCGGCTGATCGTTGGTGATGGGGCGCAAGTCTCCGTCAGTTCCAATCAAACGGGGGGTGCCGGCAACCTTAATCTGAATGCCGACCAGATCCGCCTTGATCGAGGAATACTCAGCGCCGCCGCCGCCCAAGGAAATCAAGGTAACATGACCCTCAACGCCTCTGATATTCAACTACAGCGCGGCAGCCAAATCACCACAAACGCCACCGGCACCGCCACCGGCGGCAATATTACCATCAATGCCGATACCTTAGCTGCCTTGGGAAATAGCGATATCACTGCCAATGCCACCGGCAGCTTTGGCGGTCAGGTTATTATCAATGCACAAGGCATTTTTGGCACAGAATTTCGGCCAACGCTGACGATCCAGAGTGATATTACTGCCACCTCCAGCCTCGGCGCACAGTTTAGCGGCACTGTACAACTGAATACCCCCGATGTCGATCCGGCTTCAGGTGTGGTTGAGTTAGCCCAAAAGCCGGTTGATCCGAGCACTCAAATTGCTGCCGGTTGCACAGCAGCTAGAGGCAGTAGCTTCACCGATACCGGACACGGCGGTTTGCCGGCTGATCCCACTCAAACCCTCAGAGGAACAGCACGTTGGCAGGATCTGCGTCCCCTAGAAGCTGTTGGGCAGATTGTAGGGGAGAGCGAAAGAGGGGGAGAAAGGGAGACGGGGATTTCCCAATTTTCAGTTGCCAACCCCCAGCCCCCAATTATTGAAGCAACTGGATGGATTATCAATAACAAAGGTCAGATGGAGCTGGTAGCAAAGGCTCCCAATCTCACTTTTTCTAGTTCTTGGAATCAGTCGGCTGGTTGTGACAATTCAGCAACTCCTCTGAATTAGGGTTTCAAGTAAACTAATTTTTTTAATTCTATTAATAAGGCAAGATTTCTATGTGCAAATACCCGAGTTTTCTAGCCTCGATAATGAACAGTGCTGTCTGTTTGAGCTTGATAGCAGCCGGCACTGTTAACGCTCAAATTATCCCAGATACAACACTGCCAAATAACAGCAACGTCAACGCTGCCGGCAACACAATTCAAATTGAAGGCGGAACCCAAGTCGGCAACAATTTATTTCACAGCTTCCGGGAATTTTCTGTTCCGACAAATCGCGAAGCTGTTTTTAACAACTCCTCTACAATTAAAAATATTTTCAGCCGCGTCACCGGCAGCACAATCTCTAATATTGACGGATTAATTCGCGCCAACGGAACGGCTAATTTATTTCTGCTCAATCCCAATGGCATGATTTTTGGCCCGAATGCCAAGCTTGATATTGGGGGATCTTTTATTGGAACAACGGCGAACAGTCTTCTATTTGCCGGCGGTACTTCCTTCAGCGCGATCAATCCCCAAGCGCCTCCTTTATTAACTGTTAATGTACCCATTGGGTTGCAAGTGGGTGAAAATTCAGGAGATATTGTTGTTCTAGGTGCCGGTCGCTCTTTAAGTTTTAGTTTAGAAACTGGATTAGAACGAGAAGCCCCAATGACCTCTTTAAGTGTCAAAGCCGGTCAAACCTTAGCCTTAGTTGGGGGAAATATTCATCTAGAAGGTGGAAATTTAATCGCCCCCGCCGGCACGATTAATTTACTCGCTTTATCGAATGGCGAAATTGCCATTAATTCTAATGCTTCTCAAATTACCTTAACGCCTGAAACATCTGCCCAATTTAAGGATATCCGCCTAACTCAATCGGCTTCAGTTGATACCAGTGGCGATCCAGCCGGCTTGCTTCAATTTCAGGCGCGACGACTCACACTTGAAAACGGTTCAGTCATCTTTTCCATTAACGAAGGATCAGAATTAGCTAAAAGTTTAACCTTTAATATTTCCGAGTCAGTTGAATTAATTGGCAGAACTCCGGATGGAAAGTTTCCCAGCAGCATTATTTCTTGGACAAAAGCAAGCGGCGGCGGGGGCGAATTAAGCATTAACACCAATCAATTGATGCTCAGAGATAGTAGCGGGATACTTTCTGCCACAGACGCCACCGGCAATGCGGGTAATATTAATCTTCAAGCAAAGCAAGTTAGCTTAGGCGGACTGTCAACGAATGGGGGAAGTTTAACCGCTATTCAGTCGAATCCGTGGCCAACTTCAACAGGAAATGGAGCGAATGTCACAATAGCTGCTGAACAACTAACCGTGGAAAATGGAGCAGTGATTTCCGTATCAACTTTTGGTGCCGGCCAAGGTGGCAATATTAATATTCAAGCAGAACAGGTAAAGATTCGAGGTCGCTCTATAAACGGTCAAATTCGCAGTGGATTGTATGCGCGGACAACTCTGAATAATGCGACAGCATTAACAGGAGATGCCGGCACCGTTTCCGTAGCAGCCGATAGCTTAAGTCTTAGTGATGGGGCAGCAATTAATGTAGCAAGTTTAGGAACCGGAGAAGCCGGCAATATTGAACTCAATGCTAATACCGTAGAACTCAATAACGACGCTCTGATTACAGCCACCCGACGAGCCGGCCAGCAAGGTAATATTAGAATTCGCGCTCAAAATTTAAAATTACGTCAAGAAAGCCTAATTACAACCAATGCTAGCAGTACAATTGTTACCGATTCTGGGCAAGAAATTCCCACCAATGCGGAAGAGGTAAATGGCGGTAATATTGCCATCAAAACAGATAACTTAGTTGCCCTAGAAAATAGTGACATTAGTGCCAATGCAGAAACAAGTTTTGGTGGAGGAGTTACTATCAATGCTAGCGGCATTTTTGGCACAGAGTTTCGACCAACGCAAACCCCCAACAGCGATATCACTGCCACTTCCCAACTCGGCGCACAATTTACCGGCATTGTACAAATCAATACCCCCGATGTCGATCCGGCTTCAGGTGTGGTTGAGTTGCAAGAAAGTCTCGCTGATCCCAGCACTCAAATTGCCACCGGCTGTGTCACCTCCAACAGTGAATTTACCCTCACAGGACGCGGCGGCTTACCTTCTGATCCGACTCAAACACTGGCAGGCATGGCAATCTGGCGAGATTTACGCCCGGTTGGGATTGAGGGCAGCAATACAGCAGCAGCCAGGGCGCAAGCCGGTTCAATAGATGTCCTAGTCCCTAAGCCCCATCTCCCAATCATCGAAGCCACGGGATGGGTTAGAAATCATCAAGGACAGGTTGAATTAGTGGCAAAAGCTCCCAATGTTAGTTTTTCGAGTCCTTGGAATCCGTTGGCTCAGTGCCATAATTAATTTAGAAGGTCAGGTAATCAGGTGCACAACAGGAGGTTGCTTAACTTATCTTGAAAAATTTATGTATCGTCTTTTCCAATATCACCCAGCCTGGATCATTGGTTTTGCACTTGGCTATTGTGCAATTTCCCCTATCGCTCACGCGCAAGTTATACCAGATACAACGCTGCCGAACAATACAGAAGTAACCCCAACCGACAATATAATTCAAATTGACGAAGGAACCCAAGCCGGCAGCAATCTTTTTCACAGTTTTAAAGAATTTTCTGTGCCGGCACATATCGAAGCATTTTTTAACAATTCCGCCGACATTCAAAACATTTTCACTCGCGTAACCGGCAGCAACATTTCCAATATTGAGGGATTAATTCGAGCCAACGGAACTGCCAATTTATTTTTGCTCAATCCGAATGGCATTATTTTTGGGCAAAATGCGCGGTTAAATATTGGGGGTTCTTTCACCGGCACCACAGCCGACAGCATCCAATTTGCAGACGGGAATGTTTTTTCCGCGAAAAATCTGCAATCATCACCACTTTTAACAGTTAACGTACCGATTGGTTTGCAATTTGGCATCAATCCGGGCACAATTGTCAATCAATCTCGCCCGGACAGCTCAACGGCACCTTTAACAGAAGGGTTGCAAGTCAAAGCCGGCCAAACCTTAGCCCTTGTTGGCGGTGATGTAATCTTCTCTGGCGGCAGTGCAACCGCAAGCGGGGGCGAAGTGCATTTGGGTGCGGTAAAAAGTTCGGGAACCGTTAGCCTCACTCCAACTGCTACCGGCGGCAACTTTGGATACACCGGCATTACCCAGTTCGGTACAATCGATCTCGCTGGTGCGACGGTAAACACCACCGGCATAGGCGGCGGCGCGATCAAGATGCGGGGCGAAACCGTCAATATTCGAGAGGGATCGAGCGTAATTTCCGATACCCTGGGCGATCAAAATGGCAGAGGCATCGAGATTCAAGCAGCGCAATTTAACTTACTCAATTCCTCGATATCTACAACAACATTGGGTGCCGGCAAAGGGGGAGATTTAACCGTTCGCGCCAGCCAAACCGTGCAAATGGCCGGCAGCAACCCGCTAGCATTTACCAGCTTATCAAGTGATACCGCTGGTGCCGGTGCCGGCGGCAATCTTACGGTTGAAACCGACAATTTCCAACTTCAAGGGGCAGCCTTCTTATCAGCTAGCACCTATGATGCCGGCACCGGGGGGAATTTAACTGTGCGGGCTACAGATTCAGCCGTGTTTGTAGGTACAGGATTTGACACGATGGAACTGCTCATCGGTGCCGCTATATTGGGGCAGTTTCGCCCAACGGAGGATCGGATTGGCGGTATGTTTTCGATAGCCAGTGGCACCGGCACCGGCGGGAATATGGCGATTGAGACGAACTCGCTGATTATGCAAAATGGTGCGCTGATGTTCAGTCCGGCAAAAGCACAAGGTGATAGCGGAAAAATTGACATTCAGGCTGTCAGTTCCGTTAATCTCGTTGCCTCTGGCATTCTCACAGCACCCGGTCCGGGAAGTAGCGGTTCCACCGGCAACGTCACGGTCAACACCGGCACCCTAACAATCCGGGACGGGGCGATACTTTCTAGCGCCACCATCGGCAGTGGATCGGCTGGAGATGTGATTGTCAAAGCTTCTGAGTCGGTGGAGGTTTCAACAACGATACCGGGTGCCCTGCTATCCACAGGGATTACAAATACTAGCTTTTTCGGCACTGGCGCAGGCGGCGACATTGAGATCGACACAAAAAGGGTCGTCAATCAAGCCGGTGGGCTAATTGTGGCAAATAGCGGCGGGGTGTTCGGCACCGGCATCGTGACCACTGGCGGGCCGGGGGGTAATGTTGTGATTAATGCCAGCGAATCTATCGAAATTAACGGCGTTTCTGCGGATGGGAGCATCACCAGCGGCCCTGGCACCACCACGTTCACTGGTTCGCCCGCCGGCAATCTTACCATCAGCAGCCCGAATATAAAAATCTCCGACGGAGCGATCGTCTCAAGCGCAACGCTGGGTTCTGGATCTGGGGGAACGATTCGCGTGAATGCGTCCGAGTTGCTAGAGTTGGTCGGCATATCCCCAATAACCGGCCTTCCCGCTACTTTAGTCACCTCATCAGGACGGGCAGACTTAGCGCAGCTTGTCGCAAGCGGGGCGGGCGGAGATTTGCAAATTAATGCAGGTTCAGTCATCGTCCGTGATGGGGCGGCGCTGGATGTGCGGAGTTTTGGTACTGGCGACGCCGGAACGCTTGATATTAACGCCCAGTCGGTTCGCCTAGAGAGGCAAGGCACACTCAACGCCGCCACAACAACGGGTGCCGGTGGTGACATTCAAATTCGCACCCAAGACTTACAATTGCGCCAGGGCAGCCGAATTACAACCGATGCCGGCAATACGGATGGCGGTAACATCACTCTTGGTACAGAAACCTTGGTCGCGTTAGAAAATAGTGATATTACCGCTAACGCCCAAGAAGGATTTGGTGGCAGAGTCAGTATTACCTCCCAAGGCATTTTTGGCATTCAGTTTCGCGATGTCCTCACGCCGCAAAGT
Proteins encoded in this region:
- a CDS encoding filamentous hemagglutinin N-terminal domain-containing protein — protein: MYRLFQYHPAWIIGFALGYCAISPIAHAQVIPDTTLPNNTEVTPTDNIIQIDEGTQAGSNLFHSFKEFSVPAHIEAFFNNSADIQNIFTRVTGSNISNIEGLIRANGTANLFLLNPNGIIFGQNARLNIGGSFTGTTADSIQFADGNVFSAKNLQSSPLLTVNVPIGLQFGINPGTIVNQSRPDSSTAPLTEGLQVKAGQTLALVGGDVIFSGGSATASGGEVHLGAVKSSGTVSLTPTATGGNFGYTGITQFGTIDLAGATVNTTGIGGGAIKMRGETVNIREGSSVISDTLGDQNGRGIEIQAAQFNLLNSSISTTTLGAGKGGDLTVRASQTVQMAGSNPLAFTSLSSDTAGAGAGGNLTVETDNFQLQGAAFLSASTYDAGTGGNLTVRATDSAVFVGTGFDTMELLIGAAILGQFRPTEDRIGGMFSIASGTGTGGNMAIETNSLIMQNGALMFSPAKAQGDSGKIDIQAVSSVNLVASGILTAPGPGSSGSTGNVTVNTGTLTIRDGAILSSATIGSGSAGDVIVKASESVEVSTTIPGALLSTGITNTSFFGTGAGGDIEIDTKRVVNQAGGLIVANSGGVFGTGIVTTGGPGGNVVINASESIEINGVSADGSITSGPGTTTFTGSPAGNLTISSPNIKISDGAIVSSATLGSGSGGTIRVNASELLELVGISPITGLPATLVTSSGRADLAQLVASGAGGDLQINAGSVIVRDGAALDVRSFGTGDAGTLDINAQSVRLERQGTLNAATTTGAGGDIQIRTQDLQLRQGSRITTDAGNTDGGNITLGTETLVALENSDITANAQEGFGGRVSITSQGIFGIQFRDVLTPQSDIAATSNLGPQFTGTVEINTPNVDPASGLIELPARPTDPAQISAGCAKQGNSFTITGRGGLPSEPTQTLAGTAVWRDLRPVGEFARGETREQASITNAPVSNPPSPLVEATGWTVNAKGHVELVAKAPNVTLSSSWNQAANCND